The proteins below are encoded in one region of Tachypleus tridentatus isolate NWPU-2018 chromosome 4, ASM421037v1, whole genome shotgun sequence:
- the LOC143250030 gene encoding intracellular coagulation inhibitor 1-like: MVSLFISTLLAVAFIQCSCVPTREETDSFARSVVKANNEFTLSLFKSLDKPSNAFISPWSLSVSLGMAYLGAAGATAREMEDALGYRTSGIQGESVHLGFMTEQTRLNSVQEKYELSSVNAALIQKGYTISQSYINGLEQYYKSAVKEVNFTDSLSVLEWVNAWGYWASHSKINNLLTKKLPETTKMVLLNGVYFKGKWLKPFDPKNTRDETFTNENGQEVVVPLMQMTFDASYAEYANLSTYAISFPYVDEDMSMIVLLPSEISDLKSLEKGLTTAILDDILSHMETQVLKVGLPKFELKDSRNLKKPLKSIGMESSFTNIKADFSGITGNRDLYLEEVIHQAVIQVNVMWNAFVCCAW; encoded by the coding sequence ATGGTTAGTTTGTTTATCTCAACTCTCCTTGCTGTTGCCTTCATCCAGTGTAGTTGTGTTCCGACACGTGAAGAGACTGACAGTTTTGCTAGGAGTGTGGTCAAAGCTAACAATGAGTTTACCCTCTCTCTCTTTAAATCATTAGATAAGCCAAGTAATGCTTTTATCTCTCCTTGGAGCTTGTCTGTATCTTTGGGTATGGCTTATTTAGGTGCTGCTGGTGCTACTGCACGGGAAATGGAAGATGCACTGGGTTATCGAACATCAGGAATCCAGGGGGAATCGGTTCACCTTGGCTTCATGACGGAACAGACTAGGTTGAACAGCGTACAGGAAAAATACGAACTTAGCAGTGTAAATGCAGCCCTCATCCAGAAGGGTTATACGATCTCCCAGTCTTACATAAATGGGTTAGAACAGTATTACAAATCCGCTGTAAAAGAGGTCAACTTCACGGACTCATTGTCCGTGCTAGAGTGGGTAAATGCATGGGGGTACTGGGCTTCCCATAGTAAGATAAACAATCTGCTGACAAAAAAACTGCCAGAGACCACCAAGATGGTATTGTTGAATGGAGTTTATTTCAAGGGGAAATGGCTGAAACCGTTTGACCCCAAAAACACACGCGACGAAACTTTCACCAACGAAAATGGTCAAGAAGTTGTAGTTCCTCTGATGCAAATGACTTTCGATGCATCCTATGCGGAATATGCTAATCTCAGTACATATGCGATAAGCTTCCCATATGTCGATGAGGATATGAGTATGATAGTGCTTCTTCCATCAGAGATCAGTGATCTGAAGTCTCTGGAAAAAGGACTCACGACAGCCATATTGGATGACATCTTATCCCATATGGAAACTCAAGTGTTAAAAGTTGGCTTACCCAAGTTTGAGCTAAAGGACAGCCGAAACTTAAAAAAACCGTTGAAGTCCATTGGAATGGAATCGTCGTTTACCAATATCAAAGCTGATTTCTCTGGAATTACTGGAAATCGGGATTTATATTTAGAAGAAGTCATTCATCAAGCCGTCATACAAGTGAACGTTATGTGGAACGCGTTTGTTTGTTGTGCTTGGTAA